From Dreissena polymorpha isolate Duluth1 chromosome 15, UMN_Dpol_1.0, whole genome shotgun sequence, a single genomic window includes:
- the LOC127859655 gene encoding octopamine receptor 1-like, whose product MSTTPKTDYHNEDAGIILMTLGLQIPLAIGLVVLILISFTGNAMTVTTYLRDKKLCSVYDFYLFHLAITDLLVSAISLPFNTVYILMNFTWPFGYAICKVYLVCDFTLCVQSIMLMLIISLDRLLLIQMSSSYIIRITQRVGIAQVAGAWLISFLVYSPAIIGWDAWKGYSILKDMECHTEFAYDRVFMTITAFVDFIIPFVCLASLNAVIYVKIKQRSKVNPVTSMCVQSVSTDNSSNRTTAVPMPPAVRDFGRHHRKAAKFLAMLVAAFLVSWAPYTIITVLKSFCDDCVNNIVYELVLISLWMKSAVNPFLYAYNSPRYRMHFRRFLSCNDRLLFWKGEQAVKPEIRVQNTAA is encoded by the coding sequence ATGTCGACAACGCCAAAGACGGATTACCACAACGAAGACGCAGGTATCATTCTTATGACACTAGGGTTACAGATTCCGCTAGCTATCGGCTTGGTGGTGCTCATTTTGATATCGTTTACGGGCAATGCAATGACAGTTACAACTTATTTACGGGACAAGAAACTCTGCTCCGTGTACGATTTCTACTTGTTTCATCTCGCAATCACGGATTTACTGGTATCCGCCATCAGTTTACCTTTTAACACGGTGTATATTCTCATGAACTTCACGTGGCCGTTTGGATACGCAATCTGTAAGGTGTACCTCGTGTGCGACTTCACGCTGTGTGTCCAATCCATAATGCTGATGTTAATCATTAGTTTAGATCGGCTGCTATTGATCCAAATGAGCTCCTCCTACATCATCAGGATCACGCAACGCGTGGGAATCGCCCAGGTTGCCGGAGCCTGGCTCATCTCCTTCCTTGTGTACTCTCCCGCTATCATCGGCTGGGACGCCTGGAAGGGCTACTCGATCCTCAAGGACATGGAATGCCACACGGAATTTGCGTACGACCGCGTCTTCATGACGATCACGGCGTTCGTCGATTTTATTATCCCATTCGTATGCCTGGCGTCATTGAATGCTGTTATCTATGTTAAAATAAAGCAGCGATCAAAAGTGAATCCGGTCACGAGTATGTGTGTGCAATCGGTGTCAACTGATAATTCCAGTAATCGAACGACAGCTGTACCGATGCCTCCTGCGGTCCGCGACTTTGGCAGACACCACCGGAAGGCGGCAAAATTTCTTGCCATGCTCGTCGCGGCCTTCCTTGTGTCCTGGGCGCCCTATACCATTATCACCGTGCTGAAATCGTTCTGTGATGACTGCGTGAACAATATTGTGTACGAGCTAGTCCTCATTTCCCTCTGGATGAAATCCGCCGTTAATCCATTCCTGTATGCGTACAACAGTCCAAGATACCGCATGCACTTCCGACGTTTCCTTTCGTGTAACGACAGGCTCCTGTTCTGGAAAGGAGAACAGGCCGTAAAACCGGAAATCAGAGTTCAGAACACTGCCGCTTGA